From the Martelella mediterranea DSM 17316 genome, one window contains:
- a CDS encoding electron transfer flavoprotein-ubiquinone oxidoreductase translates to MNEDLPERESMEFDVVIVGAGPAGLAAAIRLKQINEDLSVVVLEKGAEVGAHILSGAVVDPSGIDRLLPGWREEEDHPFKTPVTKDQFLLLGPAGSLTLPNFLMPPLMNNHGNYVVSLGNVCRWLGEKAEALGVEIYPGFAAAEVLYDENGAVKGVATGDMGVERDGTPGPNYTRGMELHGKYVLIGEGVRGSLAKELIAKFKLDADREPQKFGIGLKELWQVKPENHKPGLVQHSFGWPLDGRTGGGSFLYHLEDNQVAVGFVVHLNYKNPYLYPFEEFQRFKTHAAIAPTFDGAKRLSYGARAITEGGYQSVPKLSFPGGALIGCSAGLVNVPRIKGSHNAVLSGILAADRVAEALSAGRSNDEIAEIEADWRASAIGKDLKRVRNVKPLWSKFGTYAGIALGGFDMWMNTIFGVSLFGTIKHGKTDAEALEPAAKHKPIDYPKPDGVLTFDRLSSVFLSNTNHEEDQPVHLKVKDMDLQKRSELEVYAGPSSRYCPAGVYEWVEKDGEETFVINAQNCVHCKTCDIKDPNQNIVWTPPQGGEGPVYPNM, encoded by the coding sequence ATGAACGAAGACCTACCGGAACGCGAAAGCATGGAATTCGACGTGGTGATCGTGGGAGCGGGCCCCGCCGGTCTTGCCGCCGCGATCCGCCTGAAGCAGATCAACGAGGACCTCAGCGTCGTCGTGCTGGAAAAGGGCGCGGAAGTCGGCGCGCACATCCTGTCCGGAGCGGTGGTCGATCCCTCGGGCATCGACCGGCTTCTGCCCGGCTGGCGGGAGGAGGAAGACCACCCGTTCAAGACGCCGGTGACCAAGGACCAGTTCCTGCTGCTCGGTCCCGCCGGTTCGCTCACGCTGCCCAACTTTCTGATGCCGCCGCTGATGAACAATCATGGCAATTATGTCGTATCGCTCGGCAATGTCTGTCGCTGGCTCGGCGAAAAGGCCGAGGCGCTCGGCGTCGAGATCTATCCCGGCTTCGCTGCCGCCGAAGTGCTTTACGATGAAAACGGCGCGGTCAAGGGCGTCGCGACCGGCGACATGGGCGTGGAGCGCGACGGCACGCCCGGCCCGAATTATACCCGCGGCATGGAGCTGCACGGCAAATATGTGCTGATCGGGGAGGGCGTGCGCGGCTCGCTCGCCAAGGAGCTGATCGCGAAGTTCAAGCTCGATGCCGATCGCGAGCCGCAGAAATTCGGCATCGGCCTCAAGGAACTCTGGCAGGTCAAGCCGGAAAACCACAAGCCGGGCCTTGTGCAGCACTCCTTCGGCTGGCCGCTCGATGGCAGGACCGGGGGCGGCTCCTTCCTCTATCACCTCGAGGATAACCAGGTCGCTGTCGGCTTCGTCGTCCATCTCAACTACAAGAACCCCTATCTCTATCCCTTCGAGGAGTTCCAGCGGTTCAAGACCCATGCCGCGATCGCGCCGACCTTCGATGGCGCCAAGCGACTCTCTTACGGCGCGCGGGCGATTACCGAGGGCGGTTACCAGTCGGTGCCGAAGCTGTCCTTCCCCGGTGGCGCGCTGATCGGCTGTTCGGCCGGCCTCGTCAACGTGCCGCGCATCAAGGGCTCGCACAATGCCGTGCTCTCCGGCATCCTGGCGGCCGATCGCGTTGCCGAGGCGCTTTCGGCCGGCCGCAGCAATGATGAGATCGCCGAGATCGAGGCGGACTGGCGCGCGAGCGCCATCGGCAAGGATTTGAAGCGGGTCCGCAACGTCAAACCGCTCTGGTCGAAATTCGGCACCTATGCCGGCATCGCGCTCGGCGGCTTTGACATGTGGATGAACACGATTTTCGGCGTCTCGCTGTTCGGCACGATCAAGCACGGCAAGACCGACGCCGAGGCGCTGGAGCCGGCGGCCAAACACAAGCCGATCGATTATCCCAAGCCCGACGGCGTTTTGACTTTCGACCGGCTGTCATCGGTTTTCCTGTCCAACACCAATCACGAGGAGGATCAGCCGGTCCATCTCAAGGTCAAGGACATGGATCTCCAGAAGCGGTCCGAACTGGAGGTCTATGCCGGCCCGTCGAGCCGCTACTGTCCGGCAGGCGTCTATGAATGGGTGGAGAAGGATGGCGAGGAAACCTTCGTTATCAACGCCCAGAACTGCGTGCACTGCAAGACCTGTGATATCAAGGATCCCAACCAGAACATCGTCTGGACGCCGCCGCAGGGCGGGGAGGGGCCGGTCTATCCGAACATGTAA
- a CDS encoding SDR family oxidoreductase — MDLGIADKKAVVLASSRGLGAGIAEALAKEGAHVLLCGRTEDRLAQNCKVINDTTPGKADYVIADLAAENVVDTLMEAIAEKLGGADILVNNSGGPTPGTVADMTPEKLDRFFNSMVAPIIALTNRLIPQMKEKGWGRIVTVASGGVQEPIPNLALSNTLRSALVGWNKTLASEVAASGITANLLLPGRIHTDRIDELDHANAERSGKSLAEVRAGTLKAIPAGRLGRVEEFAAVAAFLCSQQASYLTGSLVRCDGGATRGI, encoded by the coding sequence ATGGATCTCGGTATTGCCGACAAGAAGGCCGTTGTACTCGCCTCCTCGCGGGGCCTTGGCGCCGGCATCGCGGAGGCGCTGGCCAAGGAGGGCGCCCATGTGCTGCTTTGCGGCCGGACGGAAGACCGCCTTGCGCAGAACTGCAAGGTGATCAACGACACCACGCCGGGCAAGGCCGATTATGTGATCGCCGATCTCGCCGCCGAAAACGTGGTGGACACGCTTATGGAAGCGATTGCGGAAAAACTCGGCGGGGCGGACATCCTCGTCAACAATTCCGGCGGGCCGACGCCGGGAACCGTGGCCGACATGACGCCGGAAAAACTCGACCGGTTCTTCAATTCCATGGTCGCGCCGATCATCGCGCTGACCAACCGGCTCATTCCGCAGATGAAGGAAAAGGGCTGGGGCAGGATCGTGACCGTGGCGTCCGGCGGCGTGCAGGAGCCGATCCCCAATCTCGCGCTTTCCAATACGCTGCGCTCCGCCCTTGTCGGCTGGAACAAGACGCTGGCAAGCGAAGTCGCCGCCTCGGGAATCACCGCCAATCTTCTGCTGCCGGGTCGGATCCACACCGACCGCATCGACGAACTGGACCATGCGAACGCAGAGCGCAGCGGCAAGAGCCTTGCCGAGGTGCGCGCGGGAACGCTCAAGGCGATACCGGCGGGCCGGCTGGGACGGGTGGAGGAGTTCGCGGCGGTCGCGGCCTTCCTGTGCTCGCAGCAGGCCAGCTACCTGACCGGCAGCCTCGTGCGCTGCGACGGCGGCGCGACGCGCGGCATCTGA
- a CDS encoding uracil-DNA glycosylase, translating into MTTASALTAREAAALLSFYADAGVDAMLEDEATDLTRLAAEKAEAARAEPEQRAAAAKTKARAPDPPRSTPAVPTTIPDDKAVSDAAFAAESARSLAELAEIVQGFTGCNLKQNARSTILLEEMPESGILMVCGFPTGEDDKAGAALSGPAGGLFERMLAAIGLSRADVGVTTALPWRTPGDRAPTASEAQICQPFLERQIALAEPKLLVTLGNFACRMTIDPNKTVFDLRGSWHKKEIGGQSFETLVTFSPSELLAAPKNKKEAWLDLQALRARLG; encoded by the coding sequence ATGACCACCGCCAGCGCGCTCACAGCCCGGGAAGCCGCAGCCCTCCTCAGCTTCTACGCCGATGCCGGCGTCGATGCGATGCTGGAGGATGAGGCGACGGACCTGACCCGGCTCGCGGCAGAGAAGGCCGAGGCTGCGCGCGCCGAGCCCGAACAACGGGCCGCGGCGGCGAAGACGAAGGCGCGCGCACCGGATCCGCCGCGGAGTACGCCCGCTGTCCCAACCACGATCCCCGATGACAAGGCGGTTTCCGATGCGGCTTTTGCCGCCGAAAGCGCCCGGTCGCTTGCGGAGCTTGCCGAAATCGTCCAGGGGTTCACGGGCTGCAATCTGAAGCAGAATGCCCGATCGACCATCCTTCTCGAAGAGATGCCGGAAAGCGGGATCCTGATGGTTTGCGGTTTCCCGACAGGCGAAGACGACAAAGCGGGCGCCGCGCTTTCCGGTCCGGCCGGCGGGTTGTTCGAGCGGATGCTGGCCGCGATCGGCCTGTCACGCGCCGATGTCGGCGTCACCACCGCGCTGCCGTGGCGCACGCCCGGCGACCGCGCGCCGACCGCCTCCGAGGCGCAGATCTGCCAGCCTTTCCTCGAACGCCAGATCGCGCTCGCGGAACCGAAACTGCTGGTAACGCTCGGCAATTTCGCCTGCCGCATGACGATCGACCCGAACAAGACCGTGTTCGATCTTCGCGGTAGCTGGCACAAAAAGGAGATCGGCGGCCAGAGCTTCGAGACGCTTGTGACGTTCTCGCCCTCCGAATTGCTGGCCGCGCCGAAGAACAAGAAAGAGGCGTGGCTGGACCTTCAGGCGCTAAGAGCCCGTCTCGGCTGA
- a CDS encoding PAS domain-containing sensor histidine kinase, whose product MNRHWEDNRVRLMNSEVPRKADNAQVVQTLNQAPESVLLVNAAGVIELANEAAITFFQPDDKARDLSGTRLASLFDIHGAARIDLALARVLGDEPGNRLEEVRADLAAAPARVVNLSLARMRHRDGVCVVATPIAATAPARQPSMPRADDPDFGREQTARESARPEPSPQSQKAAPLANHMPWNNHARRVAAAQGTQSLQQGWAEDGRSVSGQILPAGEPAKPVRNGEAEGTDDRVADNADSAVRKNHSDGPGDVANRVSWAPGRRDIYAEFESVKDERERSHELPLISPAKCLSAAVDRHRGEAISESLLLVTEIGDGERHVRIDEDTLTAMFAYLVERAIAVSPPYCEARITLSPQGHEGFIARFVDIGRGLSEQELDAVFRQPELALGISHTGLVEAQKRAAALGLGFSISSAISSGTTVEVTCDA is encoded by the coding sequence ATGAACCGGCATTGGGAAGATAATCGGGTGCGCTTAATGAATTCCGAGGTCCCGCGCAAAGCGGACAACGCACAAGTGGTGCAGACGCTCAACCAGGCGCCTGAAAGCGTGCTGCTGGTGAATGCCGCCGGCGTGATCGAACTTGCGAATGAAGCCGCCATCACGTTTTTCCAACCGGACGACAAGGCGCGCGACCTGAGCGGGACGCGGCTTGCCTCTCTGTTCGATATTCATGGAGCCGCGCGGATCGATCTTGCGCTTGCGCGCGTCCTGGGCGACGAACCTGGCAACCGTCTGGAAGAGGTGCGCGCCGATCTGGCCGCCGCGCCGGCGCGCGTCGTCAATCTTTCTCTTGCCCGGATGCGCCATCGTGACGGCGTTTGCGTGGTCGCAACGCCCATTGCCGCGACCGCCCCCGCGCGCCAGCCCTCGATGCCGAGGGCGGATGATCCGGACTTTGGACGGGAACAGACCGCGCGCGAGAGCGCTCGTCCCGAGCCGTCTCCGCAATCGCAAAAGGCCGCGCCGCTTGCCAACCATATGCCATGGAACAACCACGCCCGACGCGTCGCGGCGGCGCAGGGAACCCAAAGCCTGCAGCAGGGGTGGGCGGAAGACGGCCGATCCGTGTCTGGGCAAATCCTACCTGCAGGCGAGCCGGCAAAGCCGGTTCGCAATGGTGAAGCTGAAGGCACCGACGATCGCGTGGCAGATAACGCTGATAGCGCTGTCAGGAAAAATCATAGTGATGGTCCGGGCGATGTGGCGAATCGGGTAAGCTGGGCTCCCGGTCGGCGGGACATCTACGCGGAATTCGAATCGGTCAAAGACGAGAGGGAGCGCAGCCATGAGCTGCCGCTGATCTCTCCCGCCAAATGTCTTTCGGCGGCTGTTGACCGCCATCGCGGCGAAGCGATTTCGGAAAGCCTGCTGCTGGTTACGGAGATCGGCGATGGCGAAAGACATGTCCGTATCGACGAGGATACGCTCACCGCTATGTTCGCGTATCTGGTTGAGCGCGCCATTGCCGTGTCGCCGCCCTATTGCGAGGCCAGAATCACCCTGTCGCCGCAGGGCCATGAGGGATTCATTGCCAGGTTCGTCGATATCGGACGCGGGCTCAGCGAGCAGGAACTGGATGCCGTCTTCAGGCAGCCGGAACTCGCGCTCGGCATCTCGCATACCGGTCTGGTTGAGGCCCAGAAGAGGGCCGCCGCACTCGGTCTCGGCTTTTCCATCAGCTCCGCCATATCCAGCGGCACCACCGTGGAAGTCACCTGCGACGCGTGA
- a CDS encoding MFS transporter codes for MFASLFSIASLMLSTFLMMVGYGLMNYLVPVRAVAEGWSPLLISLIATGYTVGFTLSCIVTPTLVLRVGHVRVFGALITLLTAAILASSLMVEWQVWVALRAVAGFAVAGCYLVIESWLNERVTNETRGSMFSVYMIVTLGGAIAGQYLVPLGDPRTTTLFIVCGILFAISILPTALSTAQSPAPIAKVQLGLGKLYRRSPVAFVGAILAGILSGTWSSLGGVYTTGSGLSTGQGATLLACVLAGGALGQIPIGRISDLTDRRYVMVACGAAGVFSAFAMFFMTPLTPNLLYITAFIVGSMLYPIYALNVAHANDRADPSEYVTISSSLMVLYGLGTVAGPLIGGGAMELAGPRGLMLYLAVGFAIYGAYAGWRVWRGNPTVHPDDRADFHAIAVPMRGTDPAGSIAVDYEEEYDPSTFDENARTG; via the coding sequence ATGTTTGCCAGCCTGTTCTCCATCGCCAGCCTGATGCTGTCCACCTTTCTGATGATGGTGGGCTACGGTTTGATGAACTATCTGGTGCCGGTGCGCGCCGTTGCCGAAGGCTGGTCGCCGCTGCTGATTTCGCTGATCGCGACCGGCTACACGGTGGGCTTCACGCTTTCATGCATCGTCACGCCGACGCTTGTGCTGCGGGTCGGTCATGTGCGCGTGTTCGGCGCGCTGATCACGCTTCTGACAGCGGCAATTCTCGCAAGCTCGCTGATGGTGGAATGGCAGGTGTGGGTGGCGTTGCGCGCCGTCGCCGGCTTTGCGGTTGCCGGCTGCTATCTGGTGATCGAGAGCTGGCTCAACGAGCGGGTGACCAACGAGACCCGCGGATCGATGTTCTCGGTCTACATGATCGTGACGCTCGGCGGAGCGATTGCCGGACAATATCTGGTGCCGCTCGGCGATCCCCGGACGACGACGCTGTTCATCGTCTGCGGGATATTGTTCGCGATATCGATCCTGCCGACCGCGCTGTCGACGGCGCAATCCCCGGCCCCGATCGCCAAGGTCCAGCTCGGGCTCGGCAAGCTCTACAGACGCTCGCCCGTCGCCTTCGTCGGCGCGATCCTGGCCGGCATCCTGTCCGGCACCTGGAGCAGTCTCGGCGGCGTCTATACCACCGGCAGCGGGCTTTCGACCGGACAGGGAGCAACGCTGCTCGCCTGCGTTCTGGCGGGCGGCGCGCTGGGCCAGATACCGATCGGCAGGATCTCGGACCTGACCGACCGGCGCTACGTCATGGTCGCCTGCGGAGCGGCGGGCGTGTTTTCCGCCTTCGCGATGTTCTTCATGACGCCACTGACGCCCAATCTGCTCTACATCACCGCCTTCATCGTCGGCTCGATGCTTTATCCGATCTATGCGCTGAACGTGGCCCATGCCAATGACCGCGCCGATCCCAGCGAATATGTCACGATCTCCAGCTCGCTGATGGTGCTTTACGGCCTTGGCACGGTCGCCGGGCCGCTGATCGGCGGTGGCGCGATGGAGCTTGCCGGTCCGCGCGGGCTGATGCTCTATCTGGCCGTCGGCTTTGCGATTTACGGCGCCTATGCCGGCTGGCGCGTATGGCGCGGCAACCCGACCGTGCACCCCGATGACCGCGCGGACTTCCACGCGATCGCCGTCCCGATGCGCGGCACCGACCCCGCCGGCAGCATCGCCGTGGATTACGAGGAGGAATACGACCCCTCGACCTTCGACGAAAACGCCCGCACCGGATAG
- a CDS encoding DMT family transporter translates to MPQAPDDPLRGIILKLSSIIAFLCMQTCIKLAGSGIAPGQVTFYRSLFGIVPILVYLAWRRELKGAYRTSRPFGHFVRSLIGITSMGMGFYGLMHLPLPEVIALGYALPLLSVVFAALLLGEVVRIYRWSAVVVGLFGVLIISWPKLTLFRQGGIGETEALAVVMVLAGACLGALAMVQVRRLLVTETGPTIALYFSTFAALISLATLPFGWGDLAALPLALLIASGLFGGAGQIMMTESYRFADASTIAPFDYSSIIFGIFISLFVFGEIPTMNTMAGSVIVVGAGIFIIYREHKLGLERRNLRRVSSSQNPN, encoded by the coding sequence ATGCCGCAAGCGCCTGACGATCCCCTGCGCGGGATCATCCTGAAACTGTCCTCGATCATCGCCTTCCTGTGCATGCAGACCTGCATCAAGCTTGCTGGCAGCGGCATCGCGCCGGGGCAGGTGACCTTCTATCGCTCGCTGTTCGGCATCGTGCCGATCCTTGTCTACCTCGCCTGGCGTCGGGAACTGAAGGGCGCCTACAGGACCTCTCGCCCCTTCGGACATTTCGTCCGCAGTCTTATCGGAATCACCTCCATGGGCATGGGATTTTATGGCCTCATGCACCTGCCGCTGCCGGAGGTGATCGCGCTCGGCTATGCCCTGCCGCTGCTCTCGGTCGTGTTTGCTGCGCTGCTGCTCGGCGAGGTCGTGCGGATCTATCGCTGGTCGGCGGTCGTGGTTGGACTTTTCGGCGTGCTGATCATCTCCTGGCCCAAGCTGACGCTGTTCCGCCAGGGCGGGATCGGCGAGACGGAGGCGCTGGCGGTGGTGATGGTGCTTGCCGGCGCTTGCCTCGGCGCGCTGGCCATGGTGCAGGTGCGCAGGCTGCTGGTGACCGAGACCGGACCGACCATCGCGCTCTATTTCTCCACCTTCGCCGCCCTGATCTCGCTTGCGACCCTGCCGTTCGGCTGGGGCGATCTTGCCGCGCTGCCGCTGGCGCTGCTGATCGCCTCCGGTCTGTTCGGCGGCGCCGGGCAGATCATGATGACCGAATCCTACCGCTTCGCCGACGCCTCCACCATCGCGCCCTTCGATTACAGCTCGATCATCTTTGGGATATTCATCTCGCTCTTCGTTTTCGGGGAGATACCGACCATGAACACCATGGCGGGCTCGGTTATCGTCGTCGGCGCTGGCATATTCATCATCTACCGCGAGCACAAGCTGGGACTCGAGCGCCGGAACCTGCGCCGCGTCTCATCCTCGCAGAACCCGAACTGA
- the pepN gene encoding aminopeptidase N, with amino-acid sequence MRNDRIVYLKDYRQTDFIIESVDLVFELGEELTTVGSQIRMKRRPGASPDAPLEFVGDGLQLAGLALDGKPLLPERYECTSDHLTINDLPADDAFTLTIKTNINPTANTQLLGLYRTNGVYSTQCEAEGFRRITYFYDRPDVLTVYTVTIIADKAKNPLLLSNGNLVEERDLGDGRHLAKWHDPFRKPSYLFALVAGDLAMIEDRFTTMSGRAVTLRIYVEHGKAERAGYAMDALKRSMKWDEERFGREYDLDIFMIVAVSDFNMGAMENKGLNIFNDRLILADPETATDDDYARIEAVVAHEYFHNWTGNRITCRDWFQLSLKEGLTVFREHEFSADQRSRPVVRVDEVKFLRAHQFPEDGGPLAHPVRPTQYMEIDNFYTTTVYEKGSEVSRMIATLLGEDGFRKGLDLFFDRHDGGAVTIEDYLKCFEDATGRDLSHFALWYHQAGTPVIAARSSYDAAEGRLELTLSQHTPPTPGENDKKPLYIPLRVGLISPNGDDMEPSAVSGGERTGDVLHLTESEQTFVFEGLGAKPTISLNRDFSAPVRVRFDQPREDRLKIAGAESDLVERWDAINGLALEVLTHATAAVRAGRSVDTDSALASILIETAEDGELEPAFRALALTLPSELDIGREIGEDVDPDAIHLARKAVFSAIANSGRASFARLVEELREDNGFSPEAGSAGRRALRNAALAYLAEAEKSPLPARQAYDAATNMTDMIAALRILAHQFPGSAETSAVLADFRQRFDGEPLVLDKWFTAQATVPGEATLDRVAELMGDAAFDEGNPNRVRALIGAFASSNPTGFNRPDGAGYRFFANFILATDPRNATLTARMMTAMRSFQSLEAGRREKARAEIERIAGQEDLSRNLRDIVNRMLKS; translated from the coding sequence ATGCGTAACGACCGGATCGTCTATCTGAAAGACTATCGCCAGACGGACTTCATCATCGAAAGCGTGGATCTGGTTTTCGAGCTTGGAGAGGAACTGACGACGGTCGGGTCGCAGATAAGGATGAAGCGCCGCCCGGGCGCCTCGCCCGATGCCCCGCTCGAATTTGTCGGAGACGGACTTCAGCTTGCGGGCCTCGCGCTTGACGGCAAGCCGCTGCTGCCCGAGCGCTACGAGTGCACCTCCGACCATCTGACGATCAACGATCTGCCGGCCGACGACGCCTTCACGCTGACGATCAAGACCAATATCAATCCGACCGCCAACACCCAGCTTCTGGGGCTTTACCGCACCAATGGCGTCTATTCGACGCAATGCGAGGCGGAGGGCTTTCGCCGGATCACCTATTTCTACGACCGGCCGGATGTGCTGACCGTTTACACGGTGACCATCATTGCGGACAAGGCGAAGAACCCGCTGCTCCTGTCCAACGGCAACCTTGTCGAGGAACGCGACCTTGGCGACGGCCGGCATCTGGCGAAGTGGCACGACCCTTTCAGGAAACCGTCCTATCTGTTTGCGCTGGTGGCCGGCGATCTGGCGATGATCGAGGACCGTTTCACCACCATGTCGGGGCGCGCGGTGACGCTGCGCATCTATGTCGAGCACGGCAAGGCGGAGCGCGCCGGCTATGCGATGGACGCGTTGAAGCGCTCGATGAAATGGGATGAGGAACGGTTCGGGCGCGAATATGATCTCGACATCTTCATGATCGTCGCGGTCTCCGACTTCAACATGGGCGCGATGGAGAACAAGGGTCTCAACATCTTCAACGACCGGCTGATCCTGGCCGATCCGGAAACCGCCACCGACGATGATTATGCCCGTATCGAGGCGGTGGTGGCCCACGAATATTTCCACAACTGGACCGGCAACCGGATCACCTGCCGCGACTGGTTCCAGCTCAGCCTCAAGGAGGGGCTCACCGTCTTCCGCGAGCACGAGTTTTCGGCCGACCAGCGGTCGCGGCCGGTGGTAAGGGTGGATGAGGTCAAGTTCCTGAGGGCGCACCAGTTCCCCGAGGATGGCGGCCCCCTCGCCCACCCGGTGCGGCCGACGCAGTACATGGAGATCGACAATTTCTACACGACCACCGTCTACGAAAAGGGATCGGAAGTCAGCCGCATGATCGCGACGCTGCTCGGAGAAGACGGGTTCCGCAAGGGCCTCGACCTGTTTTTCGACCGCCATGACGGCGGTGCGGTGACCATCGAGGACTATCTGAAATGCTTCGAGGATGCGACCGGCCGGGACCTCTCCCATTTCGCCCTCTGGTATCATCAGGCGGGAACGCCGGTGATCGCGGCACGCAGTTCCTATGACGCGGCCGAGGGGCGGCTGGAACTCACCTTGTCGCAGCACACGCCGCCAACGCCCGGCGAAAACGACAAGAAGCCGCTTTACATTCCCCTGCGCGTCGGGCTGATCAGCCCAAATGGCGACGACATGGAACCCTCCGCGGTGAGCGGCGGCGAGCGCACCGGCGATGTGCTGCATCTGACGGAAAGCGAGCAGACCTTCGTGTTCGAGGGCCTCGGGGCGAAGCCGACGATCTCGCTCAACCGCGATTTTTCCGCGCCCGTGCGGGTGCGCTTCGATCAGCCGCGTGAGGATCGACTGAAAATCGCGGGCGCGGAAAGCGACCTTGTGGAGCGCTGGGATGCGATCAACGGGCTGGCGCTGGAGGTGCTTACCCACGCCACGGCGGCAGTGAGGGCCGGACGCAGCGTGGATACCGACAGCGCCCTCGCCTCGATCCTGATCGAGACGGCGGAAGACGGCGAGCTCGAACCGGCTTTCCGCGCGCTGGCGCTGACGCTGCCGAGTGAACTCGACATCGGTCGCGAGATCGGTGAAGACGTGGACCCGGACGCAATTCATCTCGCGCGGAAGGCGGTATTTTCGGCGATCGCCAATTCCGGACGCGCATCATTCGCCAGGCTCGTGGAGGAATTGCGGGAGGACAACGGTTTCAGCCCGGAGGCGGGAAGCGCCGGACGTCGGGCGCTGCGCAATGCGGCACTTGCCTATCTCGCCGAGGCCGAAAAATCGCCGCTGCCGGCCCGACAGGCCTATGACGCGGCGACCAACATGACGGATATGATTGCAGCGCTTCGGATACTGGCGCACCAGTTTCCGGGTAGCGCAGAAACCAGCGCCGTGCTCGCCGATTTCCGGCAGCGTTTCGACGGCGAGCCGCTGGTGCTCGACAAATGGTTTACCGCCCAGGCAACCGTGCCCGGCGAAGCCACGCTGGACCGTGTGGCCGAACTGATGGGCGATGCGGCATTCGACGAGGGCAATCCCAACCGCGTTCGCGCGCTGATCGGCGCTTTCGCCTCCTCCAATCCCACAGGTTTCAACCGTCCGGATGGCGCCGGCTACCGGTTCTTCGCGAACTTCATCCTCGCCACGGACCCGCGCAATGCCACGCTCACGGCGCGGATGATGACGGCCATGCGGTCGTTCCAGTCGCTTGAAGCCGGCCGGCGCGAGAAGGCGCGGGCGGAGATTGAACGCATTGCTGGCCAGGAAGACCTTTCCCGCAACCTGCGCGATATCGTCAACCGCATGTTGAAAAGCTGA